The Hymenobacter sp. DG01 sequence CAGCTGTGAGGGGAGCTTTACCTTCAAACCATGCCCGAGAAGGCTGCAACCCAAAATAAGTATTCAGCCACCGGACTTCCCCCTTTTTTGGCCGTGACCCAGACAGCCCCTGCCCGCACGAGGGTTTGCTAAGCGAAAGAGATAATGCTCCTGCTATCCAGTAATAGAGTGCACGCATAACCAAACAATCTAGATAAAATCCTTTACGCCGCTACCTCGGCCTTTGACCCGGCCGAGGGGGTAGGGCGGGGGGCAGCGTCAAACAGAAATTCATTGAGGCGGGCGCGGAGGTCGGCGGGGGCGAGGTTGCGGAACACTTCGCCCCCGCGTACTAAGGAAATCTGGCTGGTTTCCTCGCTGACTACCAGTACAATGGCGTCGGTAACTTCGGTGAGGCCGATGGCGGCGCGGTGGCGCAACCCCATAGAAGCCGGTACATCGGGGTTTTCGCTGACGGGTAGAATGCAGCGGGCGGCCTTAATGCGGCCGTTGCTGATGATAACGGCCCCATCGTGCAGAGGGCTGGTTTTGTTGAAGATGCTCATGAGCAGGCGCTTGCTCACGGTGGCGTCGATCAGGTCGCCGGAGTCGGCGAAGAACTTCAGGTCGGAGGCCATGCTGAAGGCAATGAGGGCCCCGGTCTGCTTGCCGGCCAGACTTTTGGCCGCCTCAATAAACGGCGTGACGTTCATGCGCTCCTGGGTTTGCTCGCGCCGCCACGGAAACACGCGCAGGCGGTTGCCGAAGGAGGTAGCCTTGCCCACATTTAGCAAAAACCGCCTGATTTCCTGCTGGAAAAGGATGATGCCCGCTAACACCCCCACGCTCATAAACTGCCCCAAGATGCTGGTCAGCAGCTCCATGCCCAGGGCCTTCACTACCAGATAAAACAGGTAGAGCGACATAAAGCCCAGAAATACTTTCAGGGCCACGCTCCCTGTCAGCAGCTTATAGAGCTGGTAAAACAAGGCCGTGACCAGTAGCACGTCCACGACGTCTATCCAGCCAATGCGCAGGAAGCCGATGGTGAAAGCGCCAATCACGAAGCAGGGGGTAGGGAAAAGGTGTTCGAAACGAGCTGAATAGTCTGGACTGCTTCCGCAACATCATGTACGCGCAGCAGCCGGGCCCCGTTGAGCACGGCTAGGGTATTCACGGCAATGGTGCCGGTGAGGGCGGCCTCCGGCGTCAGGCCCAGGGGCTTATACACCATGCTTTTCCGCGAGAGGCCTGCCAGAATAGGCAGGCCCAGCACCTGCAGCTCCGGCAGCCGCCGCAGCAGCTCGTGGCTTTGGGCTGGGGTTTTGGCAAACCCGAAGCCGGGGTCCAGCACCACATCCACTACCCCGTGCTGGCGCAGCAAAGCCAGCTTGTCGCGGAAGTAGCGCACCAGCTCCAGCACCATGTCGCCCTCGTAGTGGGTGTGCTGGGTCATGGTTTGGGGTGTGCCGCGCATGTGCATCAGGATGTAGGGCACGCCCAGGCGGCCGGCGGTGGGTAGCATCTCCTCATCCAGAGTGCCCCCGCTGATGTCGTTAAGGATGTCGGCGCCAGCGGCTATGGCCTCGGTAGCTACCTCAGCCCGGAAGGTGTCCACGGAGAGAAAGGCTTGCGGAAACTCCCGACGCACGGCTTCTACGGCGGGCAGCAGGCGGCGCTTTTCCTCGTCTATAGGAATATGCTCGGCACCGGGGCGGGAAGAGTAGCCGCCTAAATCCAGCACGGCGGCCCCGGCTTGCAGCATCTGCTCGGCCCGGTGCAATAGCTCGTCTTCGCTACCCATGCGGTTGCCCGCAAAGAACGAATCAGGCGTCAGGTTCAGGATGCCTATCACCTGGGGCTGGCGCAGATCCAGCACCCGCCCGCCGGGGCAGCGCAGAGTTAGCCTCGGGGAAAAGCACGTATCTTGCGGGGCCTGGAGGAGCATGGTGGGAGCGGAAAGAGGGCGTCATGCTGACGGTAGTATTCGCGCGGCCGAGGCATTGCGCGGGCTGCCGGGGCAAGGCGCTGAACACCTTCCCGCGAGCCGCTTTCTCTGTCAGCATGACAATGGGCGGATTGCAACAAAATAGGCTGAAAAACTTGGAGAATCAAACCCAGCACGAATACGACCGGGTCATTGCGCGGTGCCGCCAGCTGTTTCTGGCTAAAACTCACGACTATGGCACGGCCTGGCGCATTATGCGCCTACCCTCCGTTACCGACCAAATCTATATTAAGGCCCAGCGCATCCGCAGCATTCAGGAAAAAGGCACGCAGCTGGTTGCCGATGGGGTAGAGGAGGAGTTCGTGGCCATCATCAACTACTGCATCATTGCCCTCATGCAGCTTGGGCTGCCCGCTGAAGCTCCGCTGGAACTGGAACCGGCCGCCGTGGCCCTGGCCTACGATGAGCAGGTAGCCGAAAACCGCCGCTTGCTGTTCGCCAAAAACCACGATTATGGCGAAGCCTGGCGGCAGATGCGCATTGAAAGCATCACCGACATTATTCTGATGAAGCTGCACCGCACCAAGCAGATTGAGGACCTGGGCGGCCTGACCCGCGTATCGGAAGGCGTGGAGGCCAACTACCGCGACATGCTGAACTACGCCGTGTTTGTGCTAATTAAGATGGGGTTTGCCGATGTTGAAGGGGGTAGCAGAATAGTTGGGTAAACAGCTCCTGAGCCTACATTTGCGTATCAGCCTCAGCCGCTTGTGTTGAAACCTTGCTTGCAAAGCAACTGCATCAGCGGTAGCGCGGTTACTTCGCTACTCACTTACTCTGCTACTCCCCGTAGTTCATGAAACAACTTACCCGTATTTGCTGGCTGCTGCTGGGCGTCGTGTTTATCTTCTCGGGGCTGGTCAAGCTCAACGACCCCGTTGGGACGGCCCTGAAGCTGGAAGAATATTTCGAGGTTTTCTCGAAGGACTTCGGCTCTTTCTTTGAAATCTTTATCCCGTATTCCCGCACCCTGAGCATCTTCTTGAGTTCCTTGGAGGTAGTGCTGGGGGTTGCCGTGCTGCTGCGCTGGATGCTGCGGCAAACCCTGTGGGTGCTGCTGGCCCTGCTGGTGTTCTTCGGGTTCCTGACTTTCTACTCGGCGGCCTTCAACAAGGTAACTGACTGCGGCTGCTTCGGCGACTTTATCAAGCTCACGCCCTGGACCTCGTTTGCCAAGGACCTGTTCCTGCTGCTGCTCTGGGCCGTGGTGTTTTATAACCAGCGCTACCTGCGCCGGGTGTTTGCCAAGGGCACGCTGGGCGTGATGTACATTACGCTGGCTTCGGCCGTGGCTATTGGCATTGGGGTACGCGCCCTGGGCCACCTGCCCTACTTCGATTTCCTGCCTTACAAGGAGGGCAACGACATTGCCAAGCTGATGAAGCCCCAGGAGCAGGCCAAGTATCAGTACGTGATGGAGCGCAACGGCGAAACCAAGACCTTCACGGAGTACCCTACTGACTCGACCTGGAAGTACAAGAGCATGGAGGTGCTAAACCCCCTGACGTCTAAGCCTGTCATTACGGACTTTGCCATTTTCGATGCGGAAGGGAAAGACCATACCCAGGAGGTGCTGACGGGTAACAAGCTGCTGCTGATTGTGCAGAGCGCCACCACCGCCGACCGGGACCGGTTCAAGGACATCACGCAACTGATGGAGGCCGCAGCCAAGTCGCGCAAGCAAATCCGGCCGCTCATCGTCACGAGCAGCAGCCCGCAGGATTTCGACGCTTTCCGCCACGATGTAAACCTGCCGGGTACCTACTACTTCGCCGATGCTACCGTGCTGAAGTCTATGATTCGCTCGAACCCCGGCTTTATTGTGCTGCAGAACGGGGTAGTAAAAGGCAAGTTCCACTACCACGACATTCCCGACGCTAGCAAGCTCGAAACGCTGCTGTAAATCAGTTGCCGGTTGCCGGTTGCCAGTTTTCAGGAATTTCCTGTTAATAACCGGCAACCGGCAACCGGCAACTGGCAACTGAACAAGATGCTAGGTTTTATTCTGAGCCGTTTGTGGCAGGGCGTGCTGGTGCTGGTGGGGGTTGCCCTCACGGTGTTCTTCCTGTTTCAAGTGTTGCCCGGCGACCCGGTTGCCCTGCTGGCCGGCCAACGCTCCGACGCCGCCACCCGCGCCGCCATTGCCGCCGACCTGGGCCTCGACCAGCCCCTGCCGGGCCAACTGCTGGGCTACCTCAACGACGTGTCGCCGGTGGGCGTGCACCCGCGCGACTCGGCGGGGGTAGCGAAATACGGCGGCGTGCAGGTCCTACCCCTCGGCGCGGAGCAAAGCCTGGTGCTGAAGACGCCCTACCTGCGCCGGTCCTTTCAAAGTAACAAAGAGGTGCTCAGCATCCTGCTCGACCACTTCACCGGCACCCTGTGGCTGGCTTTGGCCGCTATGCTGCTGGCGGCGGTGTTGGGCATCGGGCTGGGGGTAGTAGCTGCCCTTAAGCCGCACTCCTGGCTCGATCGGGCGTTGGTATCTACTTCGGTACTGGGTATTTCGGTGCCTTCCTTCGTGGCGGCCATCCTGATTGCTATGACGTTTGGGTTTTACTGGAGCTCTTGGACGGGCCTCAACCTGACCGGGCAGCTCTACGAAACCGACCCCTTCTCGGGACGCCATCTGGTCCTGAAAAACCTGCTGCTGCCGGCCTTTGCCCTCGGCATCCGGCCCCTGGCCGTTATTGTGCAGCTTACCCGCTCCTCCATGCTGGATGTGATGAGCCAGGACTACATCCGCACGGCCCGCGCCAAAGGCCTTTCGGGCTACCGCACGGTGGTAGGCCACGCCCTCAAAAACGCCCTGAACCCGGTAATTACGGCCGTGTCGGGCTGGCTGGCTTCTCTGATGGCCGGGGCGTTTTTTATCGAGTACATTTTCAACTGGAAGGGCCTGGGAACCGTTACGCTACGGGCCGTCGAGAACCTCGATTTTCCGGTGGTTATGGGCGCTACCATCTTTATTGCGGCCCTGTTCGTGCTCGTCAATATTGTGGTCGATGTGCTCTACGCCGTGCTTGACCCGCGGGTAAAGCTTTCTGCTTAAAGCAGATTTTTGATTAGTATATAATAAAGCGTATTTACGCAGGTATTATCATTTTCCTATTCATTCAAACACATCCTTTTTCATGGAGCAATCTTCTACTCCACCAGTTGTTCACCCCATTCATCAGCCCCAGTACGTACAAGTGCCTATGTACGCGCAGGTAGCTCCGCCCGTTAGCACCGGAGACTGGATTGGTACTTCTTTATTGATGATGATTCCGGTGGTTAATTTTGTTTTGCTGCTGGTGTGGGCTTTCAGCAGCGGTACTAATCCCAGTAAAGCGAATTGGGCCAAAGCCAATTTGATTTTTATGCTGGTATTTAGTGTTTTAGGACTCTTCTTCTTTCTTACCGTAGGTGCGGCTCTGATGAATGTCCGATAACCTTCTACCTTTCTCACTTACCTCAACCCATCCTGGCCAGCCGGCCGGGGTGGGTCGTTTGTTTCTTATAGGCATGCCGGGGGCGGGTAAAACTACCCTGGGCCGGGGCCTGGCCACGGCCTACCAGCTGCCTTTCCTGGACCTTGATGAAGAAATTGTGCGGCGCGAGCAGCGCAGCGTGTCCGAGATATTCGCCCAGGACGGGGAGGAGTACTTCCGGCAGCGTGAGGCCGATGTGCTGCGCGAGGTAGTGGCCGCCTATCCCTCCCTGGTGCTGGCAACCGGTGGGGGCACTCCCTGCTTTCATCACAACCTGGAAGTGCTGCTTGAAACTGGCCTGACCCTGTACCTGGCCGTGCCCGTGGAGGAACTGGTGCGGCGCCTGCAGGCCGTAGCGGCTTCCCGGCCCCTGCTGGCCAGCCTGCCCGATGCGGCCGGGCTCGAACTGCGCCTGCGCGAAACCTTAGCCGCCCGTCAGCGGTTTTACGACCGCGCGCCGCTGCGCTGCACGGCCCCTACCTGTTCTCTGGAAGCCGTGCAGCAGCTGGTGGCGCGTTACAACGCGCTGGCATAAGCGCCGGCGCTGGTCCGGCATTTGCGCTGGCATACGTATTTTTGCGTCCTCATCATTCCTGCATTGGTATGAACACTACCTCCGAACCTCTGGAAACCGACGTTAAGGTAACGGCGGTTAAAACGCCCGATGCCATCAAGCCCAAGCACAAAGGCTCGGCCCGCTTGTTTGAAAACCCGGTGCTGGAGCGCCTTACGCACACGCACATTGCGGCGCCGCTTTCCATTTTCTTCGCCGTGGCGGGCGTTAGCCTCTACTACGGGCTGAGCCGGGGGCTGCTGACGGGCCTGTCGGCGTTTGGCTTGTTCCTGGGCGGGTGGCTGCTCTTCACCCTGGCCGAGTACCTGATGCACCGCTTCGTGTATCATATGGACACGGATACGCCCCGCAAGGCCAAGTTTCAGTACACCATGCACGGGGTGCACCACGAGTTCCCCAAGGATGAAACCCGCCTAGCCATGCCCCCCATCCTGACGGTGTTCGTCACGTCGCTGTTGTTTTTCATCTTCCGCTTCACCTTCGGTAACGCGGGCTTTGGTATTCTGGCGGGCTTTGTGTTCGGCTATGCATTGTATCTGTTCGTGCACTACGCCATTCACGTATATGCCCCCCCGAAGAACTTCCTGAAGTTCTGGTGGCACCACCACGCCCAGCACCATTACCGCCAGGATGAAATTGCTTTTGGGGTAAGTACCACGCTCTGGGACCACATCATTGGTACTATGCCGGAGAAAAAACGGTAAACGCTTTCTAGAAAAGCAAACATTACATTTGATAAACACAAAAGACCGGTATATTTATGCCGGTCTTTTGTGTTTATTCTAGATGTTATGTATTTCCTCCAGTATTGTAATGCTATGTGTGAGAAGGAAGCAAGTGGGGCTGGCTTATACCCGTGTATGCCTGATATGAGTACCCCGCGTCTGCCCATTCCTGCCTTCCTCATACGTTCACCCTATGCTAAAAAATTACTTGCGCAAAGGCCTGCTGGTGGCCCTGTTAACCAGCTCCGTGGCTGCCAAGGCCCAGTATTTATTTAAAAGTGCTGCCGTAAACGGGCTGGGCCCCTACATCCAGAACTTCGACGCGCTGGCCGGCACCAACGCCACATTTGTCAGCAACACCACGCTGGTGGGAGTGTACGCCCGCACCACCTTCGACAATCCTTCAATCCCCGGGGAGTACGAATCGGGGGTGCGGACGTATGGAACGGTACCACTAAGCGCCGACGACGGATCGAGAGGCGAGTCGAGGGATGTGTATGGCCAGCCCGATGGGGCGGCGTGGTACCATTTCGGGGCGCCTGGTTCCACCGACCGAGCCCTGGGCGGCATTGCGGCTACCAACACCTCCCCGGGCATCGGCTACGTGGGCATCCGGCTCAAGAACACCTCGGGGGTACCCATCAAGAACCTGGAGGTACAGTATGCCATGGAGCAGTGGTACAACTCCAGCCAGACCTTGGCCGCGCAGGTAAGCGTCGATTATCAGCGCAGCGCCGCCGCCATTACAAGCCTCAAGAACGGAACATGGACTTCGGTGCCCGAACTGGGGGTAGTGGCGCCATCTACTTCTACGGCCATTGCGGCCCGCGACGGTAACGCAGCCACCAACCGCCGGGTGCTGCGAACCACCCTCGTGGGCCTGAACCTAGCTAACAACGAGGAAATCATGATCCGGTGGTCGTACGTGTTCAACACCCAAACCAACGGCAACGGCTTGTCTATTGATGACGTGGTCATCACTCCGCAAACCAACGTGTTTTACTCCGATCTGGCCGGCGACATTGATAAAACCAACAGCTGGGGCACTACCATTGGCAGCAATGGGCAGGTAGGCGGAGCCAAGCCCAGTAACTTTTCTGCCCCCGACCAGACCTTTTACGTGCGCGGCACGGATGGCACCGCCAACCGGGTGCAGCAAGGCAACGCCTGGACCGTGAGTGGTCAGAACTCCAAGATTATCGTGGGTATTCCGGCCTCGCCGGCCATTGGCTCTACCCCGGCCATGCCCGCCGTTCCAGCTACTCTGGTCGTGGCCGATGGGAACCGAACGGTAGTAGGTACCGTGGATGTAGCCGAGGGCTCAACCCTACGTATTCTGCGCCCCGATGCTACCAACATGACCCTGGGGGCTCTGGCCACGACCAGCACAGTGGAGTACGTGGGCGACGCGACCATAGCCCATACCATCCGGCCGGCCAGCTACGGCAACCTGGTGCTTGCGGGGGAGGGTAGCAAAACCCTGGGCGGCGACATTCTGGTGAATGGTACCCTGGACCTGGGCAACACCGCCAAGCTGACCCTGGGAGCCTACAACGTAACCCTTACCCGTCCCGACCTTGCCGCCGATTACCAGGGTAGCATCCGCAATGCCGGTAGCTCGGCCTACATCGTTACCAACGGGCTGGGGGCTTTGCGCCAAACGGTACCCAATACCGGCCTGGATGTACTGTACCCTATCGGAACCGCCACCAGCTATACCCCGGCCAGTCTGAAGCAGTCGGCGGCGCAAAGCGAGGATGTGTTTGCCGTGCGTGTAGCCGATGGTACGTACACCCAGTACAATGCCAACGGCACCGGTGCCGGCACGGTGGTAGCCTACCAGAACGTAAAGAAAACCTGGCATGTGGCGGAAGAGGTAGCCGGCAACTCCGATGTAACCCTGACTCTGCAGTGGAACGCCGCCGATGCTACTCCGGATTTTGTGCCGGCCGCGGCCCATATCAACCACTATAGAGGCGGCGCCTGGGACCGGTACATCTCCGTCGCGCCCCCCACTACCGTGGCCCCGAACGTGTACGCCATCAGCCGTCCGGGCATTACCAGCTTTTCACCTTTCGGTGTTTCCTCCCGCAGCCCCGGGGTGTTGCCGGTACAGCTGACCAGCTTCACGGCCGCGCCGGTGGGCTCTGTGGTCCGCTGCGTGTGGCAAACCGCCGCTGAGCTCAACAACGCGCGGTTTGTGGTAGAGCGCAGCGCAACGGGCCAGTCGTTCCAGGCCATTGGTACCGTAGCCGGCCGTGGCACTGCCAACACCAGCCACCACTACCAGTTCACCGATGCTACCCCCCTGGCAGGGGTCAACTATTACCGGTTGCGCCAGGTAGATACCGATGGCACCGAAACCCTTTCCGACGTAGCGGTGGTAACTACTGCCGGGGCCAGCGTTGCCCACGTAACGCCCAACCCAGGCGTTAGCAAGTTCCGGGTGGTAGTGCCGGCCGGAGCCGGTTCAGAGCAAGGCGAAGTCCTCAACATCCTCGGAGCTACCGTGGCGATGGTTGGGCCTGATGGCCACTTCGAGCTGGCCGGCCAGCCAGCAGGCGTTTATCTGGTGCGCGTCCGCACTCCTCAGGGCGTACAAACGGCTCGGGTTATTAAAGAGTAAGAAACGAGAGCCTTTTACACGAAAAAGCCGCGCCCGGATATTGGACGCGGCTTTTTCGCGTGTATGGGTGTGAGCGTTGCGGTCCTTAGGAGCGGCGGAAACGATTCACGATAAACCACAGCAGCAGTACAATCAAAAACACACCGATCAGGCCGGTCCAGGCGCCCGCCTTGAAGATGGTGCCAATAGCGTCGCAGCTGCTCAGCGAAAAGGTAAGCAGCACCAGAAAAGCAAGCGTGAGGGGAAAGCGTAAGGTAGTCATGGCATAGGGAGAGAAGGTGGAACGTGAGCCACTCAATACAGCTCTTATGGCATGTACTACTCCTCCCGGAAAAAGGTTGATGCCCAAGCCCTATCCCCAGCCGCAAATCAAACATACAAAGGCTTGAATGCCCCCGTCGGGTTGAAGCAGATTTCCGGCTCCTGCTTGCCTGGCTGCCAACCGGCCAATATTCCTTAGTAGCCTAACAGCTGTAGCTGGCCCGCCTTAACTTTTTGGTGCCTACCGCTTACCCGGCTGCCCTTGCCAATAGGTACAGCCACAGTGCAGGCTAACCGGAAACGGTAGAGAATCAGAAAAAACGCTCAAAATCGTCTAGAAACAAAGAAGCCCGCCGGGTATTGACGGGCATGCCCTAGGCCGGAAAATGCTGGTCGAGCAGCTGTTGGAGTTTAGCGGCCGTCAGGGGCTTTTCTATTACGCCGTTGAAGGGCAGGCCCCGCAGCAGGTCCAGGTCCCGCTCAACGGAGGCGCTGGTGAGCAGTAGCACCACAATGCCCTGCCGCTGGGTGGAGGGCAGGTGCTGGTAGGCCTGAAGAAACTCAATGCCGTTCAGCACCGGCATGTTCAGGTCAAGTAGAATCAGCTGTGGGCACTGCGCCTTATCCGGCCCCTGGCATGCGTCGGCCAGCGTGCGTAGGGCCTGTGCCCCGTCCTCGGCCACCAACAGGTACTCGGTCAGGCCGGCGCGCTGAATCAGCATCTTATGGAGAAAATTGGCGGTCGTGTCATCATCGACCAGCAGCACACTCGATAGGCGAGGCATGGAGAGGGTAGTAGGAAAGAAGGTAGAGACGCCCGCTTCTAGGCCGGAAAGGTGAGGGTGAACGTGGTGCCTACGTTCTTCTGGCTGGCGACAGCCACGGTCCCGCCCGCATTTTCCACAATCTTTTTGACCGCATAAAGCCCCACGCCCGAGCCCTCGACGTGGGTGTGCAGGCGTTGGAAGAGTTGAAACAGGCGATGCTGCTGCTGGTCGCTCAGCCCAAGGCCGTTGTCTTGCACCGTGAGCACCAGTGAGTCGTCGGCTGGCTGGCAGCTGATGCGCACGCGGGGCGTCCGCTCGGGGTGGCGGTACTTTAGGGCGTTGCTCAACAGGTTATACACCAGGCTGCGCAGGTTCTTGGGCGAAAACACCCGCGGCTGCGTGTTCTGAACGGCTACCTCGAGCACAGCGCCGGTGGCCTGAAACTGGAAGTGCAGATCCTCTTGCACATCCTCGATGATGGCGGCCAGCGACACGGGCTCGGCGGGCTGGGCAAACTCGGCTTGCAGCCGGCTTACGTCGGTCAGGTGGGCGATGGTGCGCTTAAAGCGCTCAATGGACTCCTGCATTCGGGCCAGCACCGGTGCTACCTGCTCGTCGGCGCGCACGGCAGCGGGCAGCAACTCCGGCAAGAGCGCCAGCAGGCCCTCAATATTGCTAATCGGAGACTTCAAGTCGTGAGAGGCCGTGTAAACGAAGTTGTCCAGGTCCACGTTGGTGCGCACCAACTGGCTGTTGCTTGCGTGCAGCTCCTCGTTACTGGTCTGCAACTCCTGATTAAGGTGCTGCACCTGCTGGCGCGCCAGTACCTGGTCGGTCACATCTACGGCCACGCAGGCAATGCGGTGCACCTGCCCCTGTGCATCACGTAGGGGCTCAAATACAAAATTAAAGTAGCTTATTTGCCCCGCCTCGTGGTAGGCTAAGTGCGCACCCAGCTCCTTCACTGTTACTTGCTCGCCCTCCCAGGCCCGGCGCAGCAACTCGGGCAGGCCCTGGCTCACCAGTTCCGGCAACGCCTGCAGATAGGGCCGGCCGAGGAGTTGCGCCTGGGAATGGCCCAGAATGTGTTCCATGAGCGGGTTCACCAGCTCAAATACATAGTGGGGCCCCTGCACCACCCAAATGGCCGTGGGTGCCTGCTCAAACAGAGCTTCGACTAAGCGCTGCTGGACCTCGCGCTGCTGGCGGGCCAGCACCTGCTCCGTGACGTCGTAGGCATAGGTAACAAAGCCATCAATCTGCCCGGCCTCATTGCGGCGAGCCTGGTAGGTGAGGTCGAAGTAAATGTCCTCTACAGGGCCTTCCGCCGTGCGGGCCAGGGGCACCAGCACCTCGTTGGCTTCAAAGGGCTCCCCCGTGTCGTAAACGTGATGCAGAATAGCCATTAAGGGCTGGTCGGCTACTTCAGGCAAGGCATCCACCAGGCGCTTGCCCAGCAGCTCGCGGCCCGGAAACATGGCTTGGTAGCGCGGATTAACAAACTCATAGACCCACTCCGGCCCGTCGAAAATGCAGATGCTGGCCGGGGCCCGCATAAAGAGCTCGTGCCACTGGCGGCGCTGGCGCTCGGCGGCCGACTGCGCCGCTTCCAGCTGGCGGGTCCGCTCCTGCACCCGGGTTTCCAATTCCTGATTGAGCTGCTGCGCCTGTTGCCGCTGGGCTTCGAGCTGCTGGCGGGCCAGCACGTGCTCGGTCACGTCCACCACCATCGTTATAATCCCAATGACGTCGGCCCTTTCGTTGCGCCAGGGCTGGTAGACCGCGCGGTAATACCCGAGTTCCTTCCGCTCCGAATGAGTGCGGTCGAAGAGGACCGGTAGGTCGTTGTAAACGAACGCTTCGCCTTGCAGCACGCGCCGGAAAGCCTCGTCCAAGCCTTGTTCGCGCAGCAGCGGCAAAGCCTCAAACAAGGGCTTGTTCAGAAGCTGGGCCCGCGGCAGGCCCATAATGGCGGCTCCTTCCTCGTTGAGGAACTCCACCACAAAGTCCGGGCCCCGCATGACGTTAATGCCCATGGGGGCCTGCTGTAGAATGCTTTGCAGACTCTCCATCTGCCGCCGGGTCGCCTCTTCCAGCGCTTGGGCTTGCGCGCGCTCACGGGTTTGGCTGGCCGCCAGCTCGGCCTCGGCCTGCACCCGCTCGGTCACGTTGACGATGCTGTGCACGAGGCCGGTGACGGTGCCCTGCGCGTCGCGGATGGCGCTGTTAGTGGGGTCCCAATAGCGCCCCATGAGCTGACCGGGGGCGGCTGGGTTAGGCACGTTGTAGTGCTGCACGGCCATGTGGTGCGGCTCCCCCGTGGCCAGCACCTGCTGCAAAGAGGCCCGCAGGC is a genomic window containing:
- a CDS encoding PAS domain-containing protein, with protein sequence MLATGEPHHMAVQHYNVPNPAAPGQLMGRYWDPTNSAIRDAQGTVTGLVHSIVNVTERVQAEAELAASQTRERAQAQALEEATRRQMESLQSILQQAPMGINVMRGPDFVVEFLNEEGAAIMGLPRAQLLNKPLFEALPLLREQGLDEAFRRVLQGEAFVYNDLPVLFDRTHSERKELGYYRAVYQPWRNERADVIGIITMVVDVTEHVLARQQLEAQRQQAQQLNQELETRVQERTRQLEAAQSAAERQRRQWHELFMRAPASICIFDGPEWVYEFVNPRYQAMFPGRELLGKRLVDALPEVADQPLMAILHHVYDTGEPFEANEVLVPLARTAEGPVEDIYFDLTYQARRNEAGQIDGFVTYAYDVTEQVLARQQREVQQRLVEALFEQAPTAIWVVQGPHYVFELVNPLMEHILGHSQAQLLGRPYLQALPELVSQGLPELLRRAWEGEQVTVKELGAHLAYHEAGQISYFNFVFEPLRDAQGQVHRIACVAVDVTDQVLARQQVQHLNQELQTSNEELHASNSQLVRTNVDLDNFVYTASHDLKSPISNIEGLLALLPELLPAAVRADEQVAPVLARMQESIERFKRTIAHLTDVSRLQAEFAQPAEPVSLAAIIEDVQEDLHFQFQATGAVLEVAVQNTQPRVFSPKNLRSLVYNLLSNALKYRHPERTPRVRISCQPADDSLVLTVQDNGLGLSDQQQHRLFQLFQRLHTHVEGSGVGLYAVKKIVENAGGTVAVASQKNVGTTFTLTFPA
- a CDS encoding response regulator, giving the protein MPRLSSVLLVDDDTTANFLHKMLIQRAGLTEYLLVAEDGAQALRTLADACQGPDKAQCPQLILLDLNMPVLNGIEFLQAYQHLPSTQRQGIVVLLLTSASVERDLDLLRGLPFNGVIEKPLTAAKLQQLLDQHFPA